CGCCGACCACCCAGCTCCGGGTCCTGCTGCACGACCGGGAGTTCAGCGAACAGCTCCTGGCCGTACCGGCCGACGTCGTCCGCGTCGACGCGACCCGGTACGCCGAGTTGTCACCGTCGGCACCGGCAACCGCGACCGCCCTCGGGCCGCCCGAACGCGAGGGCCGGACCATCGTGCTGACCTCCGGCACCACCGGCACCGGCAAGGTGGTGGCCCGCGAACTGCCCCGGCCGGCCGGCTTCTGAACCAGAGTCGGCGTCACGGCTGGCGCAGATGCTGGGCGACCCGCTGATGGTCCCGGAACCGCGCCCGCGCGGCCCGCTCGGCCGGATCCTGCTCGGGAGCCGGGTCGATCGCGGCCGACCGCGCCACCTGCGCCCGGTTGGCGTACTCGACCGGCGGCAACGCCCGCAACGCCCGCAGCACGCCCGGATCGGCACCGGCCCGCTGCGCCTCGGCGACGATCCGGTCCTTGTCCGCCGGGAAGTCCAGCTCGTTCAGGCTGTTCAGCACGTCCTGGTAGCTCGTCACCATGCCGGGTCGGTACCCGGCCCCGCTGCGGATATCCGATCGGGGCAGGATGATCCGGCCTTCGGCTCAGGGCAGGGTGATCCGACCTTCGGCGGCGGCCAGCGCGATGTCCCGCCGGGAGTGCCCGCCGGGCAGGGTGATCCCGGCCAGCAACCGGTACGCGGCGTCGCGCGCCTCTGCCAGATCGGCGCCGGTGCCGGTGGCGGCCAGCACCCGCCCACCGGCCGAGACGAGGTCACCGGAGTCGGTACGGGCGGTGCCGGCGTGGATCACGCCCGGCTGCTCGGCACCGGTGAGCACGTCGCCGGACCGCGACGTCGTCGGGTAACCGGCGGAGGCGAGCACCACGGTCACCGCCGCCCCGTCCCGCCAGCGCAGCCGCGGATGGTCGGCGAGGGTGCCGGTCGCGGCGGCGGACAGCAGCCCGGCGAGCGGCGTCTCCAGCAGGGCCAGCACCACCTGGGTCTCCGGGTCACCGAACCGGGCGTTGAACTCGATCACCCGGGGACCGGCGGCGGTGATCGCCAACCCCACGTAGAGCAGCCCGACGAACGGGGTGCCCCGGTGGCGCATCTCGGCGAGCGTCGGGTGCACCACCTCCGCCATCACCTGGTCCACCAGGCCGGGCGGCGCCCACGGCAACGGCGCGTACGCCCCCATGCCGCCGGTGTTCGGACCGCTGTCGCCGTCGCCGACCCGTTTGAAGTCCTGCGCCGGCAGCAGCGGCACCGCCGCCGTGCCGTCGGTCACCACGAACAGCGACACCTCGGGGCCGGCGAGGTACTCCTCGACCACCACCTGCCCACACGACTCGGCGTGGGCGAGGGCGGCGGTCCGGTCCTCGGTCACCACCACGCCCTTGCCGGCCGCCAGTCCGTCGTTCTTCACCACGTACGGGGCGCCGAAGTCGTCCAGCGCGGCTGCCACCTCCGCCGCCGTACGGCAGGTGGCGGATCGGGCGGTCGGCACCCCGGCGGCGGCCATCACGTCCTTGGCGAACGTCTTGGATCCTTCGAGTTCGGCGGCGGCGGCCGACGGCCCGAAGCAGGCGATGCCCTTCGCGCGTACCGCGTCGGCGACGCCGGCGACCAGCGGTGCCTCCGGGCCGACCACAACCAGGTCGGCGTGGGCCTCGACGGCGAGGGCGGCGACGGACTGCGGGTCGGTCGCGGTGACCGACCGCAGTTCGGCGACGGCCGCGATGCCGGGGTTGCCGGGGGCGGCGATCAGCTGGTCGACGGCGGGGTCGGCGGCCATGCTCAGGGCGAGCGCATGCTCGCGACCGCCGCTGCCGATGAGAAGTACGCGCACGACGACCGATCCTAGACGCCGGTCTGCGCCGTCTCCTAGACGCCGGCCTGCGCCATCCGTGAGCCGCGCCGCAGGTAGGCGAACCAGGTGACGGCCAACATCACCAGGAACAGGACCACGTAGAAGCGCAGCGCCGGTTCGATGTCACCGTACGTCGACCGGGCCCACGCGTAGCAGATCGGCACCAGGAAGCCGCCGAAGGCGCCGACCGAGGAGATGATGCCGAGCGCGCCGGCCGCTTCGCGGCGCATCCGCAGCATGGTCTCCGGGGAGCCGCCGCGATCCTCGCCCTTGACCCGGAAGATCTTCGAGATCATCCGGTACGTGGAACCGTTGCCGACGCCGGTGGCGACGAACAGCAGCATGAAGCTGACGAAGAAGATGCCCAGGTTCTGCTGCTGGACGGCCCAGAGCGCGGCGTAGGCGCCGGCCGCGAGGACGATGAAGCTGCCCGCGGTCACCCGGGCACCGCCGATCCGGTCGGAGAGCCGGCCGCCGAGCGGTCGGCTGACCGAGCCGATCCCGGCCCCGAGGAACGCCCAGCCGAGCGCGATGTCCGGCCGGTCGAACACCGCGTTCAGCAGGGTCGGGAACGCCGCCGAGTAGCCGATGAACGAGCCGAACGTTCCGATGTAGAGCAGCGACATGATCCAGGTGTCGCTGTGCCGCAGCGACGACCACACCGGTTCGACGTCGGCCTTGGCCTCGGCCAGGTTGTCCATGTATAGGTAGGCGCAGACAGCCGCGATGACCGCCAGCGGGATGTAGATGAGACCGGCCCAGGACAGCGCCAGCCCGCCGCCGATGACGAGCACCTTGGGCACCACGAACTGCACCACCGCGACGCCGATGTTGCCGCCGGCGGCGTTCAGCCCGAGCGCCCAGCCCTTTTCCCGTTCGGGGTAGAAGAACGAGATGTTCGCCATGCTGGAGGCGAAGTTGCCGCCGCCGAATCCGGCCGTCGCGGCGATCACCAACAACCAGCCGTACCCGATTTGTGGATTCTCGACCGCCCAGGCGAGACCGGCGCACGGAATCAGCAGCAGCAGCGCGGAGACGACGGTCCAGTTGCGGCCGCCAAAGATCGGCACCGCGAAGGTGTACGGCAGGCGCAGGAACGCTCCGACGCCGCTGGGTACGGCGGTCAGCCAGAGCGACTGGCTGACCGTGAGATCCCATCCCGCGCTGCCCAGCCGGACCACGACGATGCTCCAGAGCAGCCACACCGAGAAGCCGATGTGCTCGGCGAAGATGGAGAAGATGAGGTTCCGTCGGGCCACCGGCCGCCCCACGGTCTGCCAGAACTGGGGGTTCTCTGGCTCCCAGTGGGCGATCCAGCGCTTCCGGTTCTCGCGGGATTGGTCCTTTACCGTCTCGGTATCGACTGTCTCGTTGGCCATCAGGTGGCTCCTTGCGATCGGGTGGCGGACGGTGGCGATCGATGACGTCCGGGCAGATCCCGGAATCGACCAGGGAGCGGGTTTTCCGGGTGAATTGAGTGCTCAGCCTACGAAGCGAGTGTTTACTAGACGAGAAAACGGTGATGTCGATACGTGGTCATCGTCCGCACCGGCCGACCACAGGCATTGTGAGGTCTATCCGTGGCTGTCGGCCGGAGCCGACACCCACACGGTGCCGTCCGGGTCCTGGCGTATCGGGTAGACGCGCAGCGGCTGCTGCCCGCTACGGGAGCAGCCGGTCGCCAACTCGAAGATGTGCTGATGCAGTGGGCAGATCACCACCTCGGTGTCGACGAGGCCGTCGGCGATCGGGCCGCCGGCGTGCGGGCAGACCGCCGACACCGCCCGTAGCGCCCCCGTGGTCAGCCGGAACACCGCCACCATCTCGCCGTCGACCGGATAGGCCCGCCCTTCGCCCGGCGGAATCTCCGCCGCCGGACCGATCCGATGCTCGACCAACCGCCCGTCGGCCACGCCGCCGTCGTGCAACCGCCCGTCGGCCACGCCGCCGTCGACCAGGCGGCCGTCGGCCACGCCGCCGTCGACCAGGCGGCCGTCGTTCACGGCGGTCACGGCCGGTCCCCGGCGCGCACCGGCACCGCCGGTAGCGGCAGCAACGGCAGCGCGGTCCGGAACTGGCCCGGGGTCGCCGGGGTGTCCCGCTCCCGCCACGGATCCCGGTACGCGGCCACCGACTCCGCCATCCGTTCGTCGAGCCCGGCCCCGAGCCCGTCGCTGTCCTCGACGATCAACTCCCGCAGCCGTTCGATGCCGATCCTGGGCACGAACGCGTAGGTGCGTTCCAGCCAGTTGGCGTTCTCCCGGTAGTACTGCAGGAACCGGCCGGTCAACACCACCACCTCTTCAGGTGTGTCCACTGTGGCAAGCAGGTCACCTTTGCGGACGTGGGCACCGGCCGCGCCGCCGACGTAGATCTCCCACCTGCCGCCTTCGATCGCGACCACACCCAGGTCCTTGACGTACGCCTCGGCGCAGTTGCGCGGGCAGCCGGTGACCGCCAGCTTCAGCTTGCCCGGCGCCTCCAGCCCCTGGAACCGTTCCTCGATCGCGATGCCGAGCGCGGTCGAGTCGCCCAGCCCGAACCGGCAGAAGTCGCTACCGACACAGGTCTTCACGGTCCGGAAGCTCTTGCCGTACGCGTACCCGGACGGCATGTCCAGGTCGGCCCACACCTTCGGCAGGTCCTCCTTGCGAATGCCGAGCAGGTCGATGCGCTGCCCGCCGGTCAACTTCACCAACGGCACCTGGTGCTTCTCGGCCACGTCGGCGATCCGGCGCAGCTGGGCGGGAGTGGTGCAGCCGCCTTTCATCTGCGGTACGACCGAGAAGGTGCCGTCCCGCTGGATGTTGGCGTGCACCCGGTCGTTGATGAAGCGGGCACCGCGCTCGTCGACGTACTCGTCGCCCCACATCATCCGCAGCAGCGACACCAGGCCCATCTTGCTCTTGGCGTCCTCGCGGCCGTCGGCGAGCGCGTCGAACACCGCCGACACGCTGCGCAGACCTCGGGCGCGGATCTCGGCCATCAGGGTCGGCTTGTCCATCGGCACCCCGGGCACGTACCAGTTGGCGCTCGGGTCCGCCTCGACCTCGCCGCCGGCCGCCCAATCGACGATCTGCGCGACCAGGCTCTTGCAGGAGCCGCAGCCTTTGCCGGCGCGGGTGGCGTCCATCACCCCGGTCAGCGTGCGTACCCCGCCGGTCACGGTGGCGACCAGCGCGCCTTTGCTGACCCCGTTGCAGTTGCAGACCTGGGCGTCGTCGGCGAGTTCGGCGGCGGAGACCTCGGCCGACGGCCCGCCGAGGTCGAACAGCAGCCGGACCCGTTCCTCCGGCAGCGGCAGACCCCGGTCGAACGCCTGCATCAGGAAGCCGACCTTGCTGACGTCACCGACCAGGGTGGCGCCGATCAGCCGGTCGTCGCGGACCACCACGCTCTTGTAGACGCCGCGTCGGGGTTCGGCGAAGACCACGAACTCGTCGTCGTCACGTTCAGGGGCGGTGACGCCCATCGCGGCCACGTCGACCCCGGCGACCTTCAGCTTGGTCGCGGTCCGCGAGCCGTGGTACGCGGCCGTCGGGTCGGTGCCGGTGAGATGTCCGGCGAGCACCTTCGCCTGCTCCCACAGCGGGGCGACCAGTCCGTACGTCTGGCCCCGGTGCTGCACGCACTCGCCGACCGCGTAGATGTCCGGCTCGTCGAGCACCCGCAGCTGGTCGTCGACGACGATGCCCCGCTCCACCGGCAAGCCACTGACCTGGGCGAGCGCGGTGTTCGGCCGGATCCCGGCGGCGATCACCACCATGTCGGCGGCGAACGTGCGTCCGTCGGCGAGCCGGACCCCTTCGACGGCGTCCTTGCCGAGGATCCGTTCGGTACGGGCCTTCGTGACGACCTCGATGCCGAGCCGTTCGACGCTGCGCCGCAGGATGTCCCCGCCGGTAGCGTCGAGTTGGGCGTTCATCAGGTGGCCGGCGGCGTGCAGCAGGGTCACCGACACGCCGTACTGCTGCAGGCCGCGGGCGGCTTCCAGGCCGAGCAGACCGCCGCCGATCACCACCGCCCGCTCGTGGTCGCGGGCGTAGCGGATCATCGCCCGGGTGTCGTCGAGCGTACGGAAGGTGAACACGCCCTGGTGGAAGCCGCGCCGGGGATGGTGCGCGCCGTCGATCGGCGGCACGTACGGCACGCTTCCGGTGGCGATCACCAACTTGTCGTACGGTGTGGCCCTGCCGTCGATCGCGTGCACCACCTTGGCGAATCCGTCGATCCGGGTGACCTCCAGGCCGGCCCGCAGGGTGATGCCGTTCTCCTGGTACCAGGGCAGGCTGTTGAGGAAGATGCCGTCCTCGGCCTCGGCTCCGGAGAGCACGTTGGACAGCAGGATCCGGTTGTAGTTGCCGTACGGTTCGGCCCCGAACATGGTGATGTCGTAGCGGTCCGGGCCGACCCGGTCGATGATCTCCTCGACGGTACGGGCACCGGCCATGCCGTTGCCGACCACCACCAGCCTCGGACGTCGCTGAATTTGCGTCTGCGTCTGCGTCTGCGTCATGTCACACCTCGACCAGGCCGAGGTCGAGCACGACGGTGCCGGTGACCCCGGTCGGCGCGGCCACCTGCAGCTCCAGCACGGTGCCGCTGTCGAGGTCCTCGACCACCCGCAGCGGTACGTGCACCGCGTCGCGGGCGCCGATCGGGAAGTAGCGCATCGGGACGCCGTCGCGCAGCAGCAGGACGTAGATCAGCTCGCCGGAGCTGTTGCCGCCCCGGAAGTAGACGGTCTGCGCGACCAGCCCGTCCGGGACCGTGTAGCGCAGGGCGTCGTCCAGCGGCAGCGGAGTCTCCAACCCTTTGCCGTCGAACGTGAACACTCCTTGCAGGAAGCGTGGGGTCGACTGCATCGTGGTTCCCTTCGTCAGGTGGCGGGATCGTCCGGCCCGGCGAGGCGGCGCAGCGCCACCGCGCAGACCTTGAAGGCCGGCATCCGGGAGTGGCGGTCCAGGGTCGGGTCGGTCAACGCGTTGGCGCTGGCCAGGCCGCCCCAGTGGAACGGCACGAAGACGGTGTCCGGACGGATGTGCTCGGTCAGGTAGGCCCGGAACACCGCCCGGCCCCGCCGGGTGGTCAACTCGACCAGGTCGGCGGTGCCGATGCCGAGCCGGCGGGCCAGGTCGGGGTGGATCTCGGCCTTCGGGTCGCTGGCGGTGCTGGCCAGCGACGGCGCGCGGCGGGTCTGGTTGCCGCTCTGGTACTGGCCCATGATCCGGCCGGTGGTGAGCAGGTACGGGTAGCGGTGGTCGGGCAGCTCGGCCGGGTCGCGGTGCTCCACCCGGATGAACCGGGCCCGCCCGTCACCGGTGGCGAACCGTTCGGTGAACAGTCGCGGCGTACCGGGGTGGTCGTCGGTCGGGCACGGCCAGAACACTCCCTCCTCGGCTTCGATCCGCTGGTAGCTGATGCCGGCGTAGTCGGCGATCCCGCCGGCGCTGGCCCGGCGCAGCTCGTCGTAGACGGTCTGCGGGTCGGCGGAGAAGTAGGTGCCCCGGCCGAGCCGGTCGGCGAGCGCGGCCAGCACGCTCAGGTCGTCGCGTACGCCGTCCGGTGGCGGCAGCACCCGGCGGCGGCGCAGCACCCGACCTTCCAGGTTGGTCATGGTGCCTTCCTCCTCGGCCCATTGGGCGGTCGGCAGCACCACGTCGGCGACGGCGGCGGTCTCGGAGCGGAAGATGTCCGAGACGGCGAGGAAGTCCAGCGCGGCCAGCCGGTCGGCGGCCCGGTTCCGGTCGGGTGCGGAGACCAGGATGTTGGAGGCGAACACCAGCATGGTGCGGACTCCGCCGGGGGTGCCGATCTGGTCGATCATCTCGGTGGCGGAGACCCCGGGGCCGGGTAGTTCGGCCGGGTCGACACCCCATACGGCGGCGACGTGGGCGCGGGCGGCCGGGTCGTCGATCCGCCGGTAGCCGGGCAGCTGGTCGGCCTTCTGCCCGTGTTCGCGGCCGCCCTGGCCGTTGCCCTGACCGGTGACGGTGCCGAAGCCGCTGCCGGGTCGGCCGGGCAGCCCGAGAGCGAGGGCCAGATTGATGTACGCCTGGGTGGTGTCCGTACCGCTGCTGTGTTGCTCGGCGCCGCGCGCGGTGAGGATCATCGCGGTCGGCGCGGTCGCGAGGGCGTGCACCGTACGCTGCAGCAGGTCCTCGGAGACGCCGGTGATCCGTTCCACCCGGTCCGGCCAGTAGCCGGCGACGGCGGCGCGGACGGCGGCGTAGCCGGTGGTGCGGTCGCGGATGTACGCCTCGTCGATGTAGCCGGCCCGGATGGCGATGTGCAGCAGCCCGTTGGCCAGGGCCAGGTCGGTGCCGGGTGCCACCGGCAGGTGGATGCCGGCGCCCCGGGCGGTCGCCGTACGCCGGGGGTCGGCCACGATGTGGACGGCGCCGGCGGCCCGTCCGGCGTCGAAGTACTGCATGGCCGGTGGCATCGTGTCGGCCGGGTTGCCGCCGACGACGAGTACGGCGCGGGCGTCGGCGATGTCGGCGAGTGGGAACGGCAGGCCCCGGTCGATGCCGAAGGCCCGGTTGCCGGCGGTGGCCGCCGAGGACATGCAGAACCGGCCGTTGTAGTCGATGTGCGGGGTGCGCAGCCCGATCCGGGCGAATTTGCCCAGCTGGTACGCCTTTTCGTTGGTCAGCCCGCCGCCGCCGAACAGGCCGACGCTGGCCGGCCCGTACCGGTGCTGGCTGGTCTGGATCGCGGCGGTGATCCGATGGAGGGCCTCGTCCCAGCCGGCCGGACGCAGCGGGCTGCGTCGGTCGGCCGGGTCTGCCCGCACCAGCGGGGTGAGCAGCCGGTCCGGGTGGTCGAGCAGTTCGGGCGCGCTCCAGCCTTTGGCGCACAGTCCGCCCTGGTTGGTGGGGAAGTCGGCTGGCTCGATGACGGGTGGTCGGGGCGGTGCCGGCCACATCCGTACCCCGCACTGCAGGGAGCAGTACGGGCAGTGGGTCGGCACACCCCCGCCGAGGTCGGGACTACCGGGGTCGCCCATTGCCCGATACTCATCAATCGACGTTGCACTATCGTGTTGCTCGGGTCACGTCGCTGTTGCCAGGTCTTGTCGCACTCGCCGCCGTGGATGTGATCCAGTCACCGGGCGGCGCTATCCGTCAGCGCGGATATTGGTCGGCCGGCGGTGGCGCGGCGAAGGTGTCGCGCAGCGCCGGATCGAGCGGCCGACCGGTCACCGGTTCGATGAACAGCTCGGCCAGGAGGACGTCGGCGAGGTGGTCCGGGGCGAGACCGGACTCCTTGCCGCCGAGCGCCTGCAGCACACCGCCAAGCCGCAGGCCGGCCCGGACCGCCCCGGCCGGCAGGCGGGTCACCCGACGGGGCCGGCCGACCGCCGCCGCGATCCGCGTGATCATCTCGT
The sequence above is a segment of the Solwaraspora sp. WMMD406 genome. Coding sequences within it:
- a CDS encoding DUF2795 domain-containing protein; translation: MVTSYQDVLNSLNELDFPADKDRIVAEAQRAGADPGVLRALRALPPVEYANRAQVARSAAIDPAPEQDPAERAARARFRDHQRVAQHLRQP
- the purD gene encoding phosphoribosylamine--glycine ligase — its product is MRVLLIGSGGREHALALSMAADPAVDQLIAAPGNPGIAAVAELRSVTATDPQSVAALAVEAHADLVVVGPEAPLVAGVADAVRAKGIACFGPSAAAAELEGSKTFAKDVMAAAGVPTARSATCRTAAEVAAALDDFGAPYVVKNDGLAAGKGVVVTEDRTAALAHAESCGQVVVEEYLAGPEVSLFVVTDGTAAVPLLPAQDFKRVGDGDSGPNTGGMGAYAPLPWAPPGLVDQVMAEVVHPTLAEMRHRGTPFVGLLYVGLAITAAGPRVIEFNARFGDPETQVVLALLETPLAGLLSAAATGTLADHPRLRWRDGAAVTVVLASAGYPTTSRSGDVLTGAEQPGVIHAGTARTDSGDLVSAGGRVLAATGTGADLAEARDAAYRLLAGITLPGGHSRRDIALAAAEGRITLP
- a CDS encoding nitrate/nitrite transporter; this encodes MANETVDTETVKDQSRENRKRWIAHWEPENPQFWQTVGRPVARRNLIFSIFAEHIGFSVWLLWSIVVVRLGSAGWDLTVSQSLWLTAVPSGVGAFLRLPYTFAVPIFGGRNWTVVSALLLLIPCAGLAWAVENPQIGYGWLLVIAATAGFGGGNFASSMANISFFYPEREKGWALGLNAAGGNIGVAVVQFVVPKVLVIGGGLALSWAGLIYIPLAVIAAVCAYLYMDNLAEAKADVEPVWSSLRHSDTWIMSLLYIGTFGSFIGYSAAFPTLLNAVFDRPDIALGWAFLGAGIGSVSRPLGGRLSDRIGGARVTAGSFIVLAAGAYAALWAVQQQNLGIFFVSFMLLFVATGVGNGSTYRMISKIFRVKGEDRGGSPETMLRMRREAAGALGIISSVGAFGGFLVPICYAWARSTYGDIEPALRFYVVLFLVMLAVTWFAYLRRGSRMAQAGV
- a CDS encoding Rieske (2Fe-2S) protein is translated as MTAVNDGRLVDGGVADGRLVDGGVADGRLHDGGVADGRLVEHRIGPAAEIPPGEGRAYPVDGEMVAVFRLTTGALRAVSAVCPHAGGPIADGLVDTEVVICPLHQHIFELATGCSRSGQQPLRVYPIRQDPDGTVWVSAPADSHG
- the nirB gene encoding nitrite reductase large subunit NirB, which encodes MTQTQTQTQIQRRPRLVVVGNGMAGARTVEEIIDRVGPDRYDITMFGAEPYGNYNRILLSNVLSGAEAEDGIFLNSLPWYQENGITLRAGLEVTRIDGFAKVVHAIDGRATPYDKLVIATGSVPYVPPIDGAHHPRRGFHQGVFTFRTLDDTRAMIRYARDHERAVVIGGGLLGLEAARGLQQYGVSVTLLHAAGHLMNAQLDATGGDILRRSVERLGIEVVTKARTERILGKDAVEGVRLADGRTFAADMVVIAAGIRPNTALAQVSGLPVERGIVVDDQLRVLDEPDIYAVGECVQHRGQTYGLVAPLWEQAKVLAGHLTGTDPTAAYHGSRTATKLKVAGVDVAAMGVTAPERDDDEFVVFAEPRRGVYKSVVVRDDRLIGATLVGDVSKVGFLMQAFDRGLPLPEERVRLLFDLGGPSAEVSAAELADDAQVCNCNGVSKGALVATVTGGVRTLTGVMDATRAGKGCGSCKSLVAQIVDWAAGGEVEADPSANWYVPGVPMDKPTLMAEIRARGLRSVSAVFDALADGREDAKSKMGLVSLLRMMWGDEYVDERGARFINDRVHANIQRDGTFSVVPQMKGGCTTPAQLRRIADVAEKHQVPLVKLTGGQRIDLLGIRKEDLPKVWADLDMPSGYAYGKSFRTVKTCVGSDFCRFGLGDSTALGIAIEERFQGLEAPGKLKLAVTGCPRNCAEAYVKDLGVVAIEGGRWEIYVGGAAGAHVRKGDLLATVDTPEEVVVLTGRFLQYYRENANWLERTYAFVPRIGIERLRELIVEDSDGLGAGLDERMAESVAAYRDPWRERDTPATPGQFRTALPLLPLPAVPVRAGDRP
- a CDS encoding molybdopterin oxidoreductase, which codes for MQSTPRFLQGVFTFDGKGLETPLPLDDALRYTVPDGLVAQTVYFRGGNSSGELIYVLLLRDGVPMRYFPIGARDAVHVPLRVVEDLDSGTVLELQVAAPTGVTGTVVLDLGLVEV
- a CDS encoding molybdopterin oxidoreductase family protein, with product MGDPGSPDLGGGVPTHCPYCSLQCGVRMWPAPPRPPVIEPADFPTNQGGLCAKGWSAPELLDHPDRLLTPLVRADPADRRSPLRPAGWDEALHRITAAIQTSQHRYGPASVGLFGGGGLTNEKAYQLGKFARIGLRTPHIDYNGRFCMSSAATAGNRAFGIDRGLPFPLADIADARAVLVVGGNPADTMPPAMQYFDAGRAAGAVHIVADPRRTATARGAGIHLPVAPGTDLALANGLLHIAIRAGYIDEAYIRDRTTGYAAVRAAVAGYWPDRVERITGVSEDLLQRTVHALATAPTAMILTARGAEQHSSGTDTTQAYINLALALGLPGRPGSGFGTVTGQGNGQGGREHGQKADQLPGYRRIDDPAARAHVAAVWGVDPAELPGPGVSATEMIDQIGTPGGVRTMLVFASNILVSAPDRNRAADRLAALDFLAVSDIFRSETAAVADVVLPTAQWAEEEGTMTNLEGRVLRRRRVLPPPDGVRDDLSVLAALADRLGRGTYFSADPQTVYDELRRASAGGIADYAGISYQRIEAEEGVFWPCPTDDHPGTPRLFTERFATGDGRARFIRVEHRDPAELPDHRYPYLLTTGRIMGQYQSGNQTRRAPSLASTASDPKAEIHPDLARRLGIGTADLVELTTRRGRAVFRAYLTEHIRPDTVFVPFHWGGLASANALTDPTLDRHSRMPAFKVCAVALRRLAGPDDPAT